The Shewanella zhangzhouensis genome has a window encoding:
- the rlmH gene encoding 23S rRNA (pseudouridine(1915)-N(3))-methyltransferase RlmH — MKLQLIAVGTKMPDWVTRGFEEYQRRFPRDMALELVEIPAGKRGKNADIARILQKEGEQMLAAIPKGNHIVTLDLPGKNWTTPELASALSKWQLDGRDVSLLIGGPEGLAPACKQAAAQSWCLSALTLPHPLVRVVVAESLYRAWSINNNHPYHRE, encoded by the coding sequence ATGAAACTGCAACTCATCGCCGTGGGCACCAAGATGCCCGATTGGGTTACCCGCGGATTTGAAGAATATCAGCGCCGTTTCCCCCGAGACATGGCGCTTGAGCTTGTCGAAATCCCCGCTGGCAAGCGCGGTAAAAACGCCGATATCGCCCGCATCCTGCAAAAGGAGGGTGAACAAATGCTTGCAGCAATTCCCAAGGGTAATCATATTGTTACCCTGGATCTTCCCGGCAAGAACTGGACGACTCCCGAACTGGCGAGCGCCCTGTCCAAATGGCAGCTCGATGGCCGTGATGTCAGCCTCTTGATTGGTGGCCCCGAAGGCCTAGCTCCGGCGTGCAAACAGGCCGCAGCCCAGAGCTGGTGTTTATCGGCGCTGACTCTGCCCCACCCTCTGGTGAGGGTAGTCGTGGCGGAAAGCCTCTACCGGGCCTGGAGCATTAACAACAACCATCCTTATCACAGGGAATAG
- the rodA gene encoding rod shape-determining protein RodA encodes MTRDHARKNIWQRMHIDLPLLLGLLAIMGFGLFVIWSASGEDPAMLERQLVRMGLSLGIMLFMAQINPEILRRWALPIYIAGIILLLGVHFFGEINKGAQRWLNLGFMEFQPSELIKLAFPITMAWFISKFTLPPKKRYLAAAAVIMLIPTLLIAKQPDLGTSILVAASGIFVLFLSGMSWYIVLGLLASVLSFLPILWYFLMHDYQRRRVLTLLDPEKDPLGAGYHIIQSKIAIGSGGVDGKGWLHGTQSQLEFLPERHTDFIFAVIGEEFGLIGAILLLAMYLYVIGRGLVIASRAQTNFARLLAGSITLTFFVYIFVNIGMVSGILPVVGVPLPLISYGGTSMLTLMTGFGILMSIQTHRRFVDR; translated from the coding sequence ATGACAAGGGATCATGCCCGTAAGAATATCTGGCAACGGATGCACATCGACTTACCGCTTTTGCTTGGACTGCTGGCCATTATGGGGTTTGGCCTGTTTGTTATCTGGTCTGCCTCGGGTGAAGATCCCGCCATGTTGGAGCGGCAGCTGGTTCGCATGGGTCTCTCCCTCGGCATCATGCTGTTTATGGCACAGATAAATCCGGAAATTCTGCGCCGCTGGGCCCTGCCGATTTATATCGCCGGGATTATCCTGCTGCTTGGGGTGCACTTTTTCGGGGAAATCAATAAAGGTGCCCAGCGCTGGCTGAATCTGGGCTTTATGGAATTTCAGCCCTCTGAGCTTATCAAACTCGCCTTCCCCATTACCATGGCCTGGTTTATCAGCAAATTTACCCTGCCACCGAAGAAGCGGTATCTGGCAGCAGCGGCAGTTATCATGCTTATTCCAACCCTGCTGATAGCCAAGCAACCCGATCTGGGGACTTCCATCCTGGTGGCGGCCTCGGGCATCTTTGTACTCTTCCTGTCCGGGATGAGCTGGTACATAGTACTTGGGCTATTGGCTTCTGTGCTGTCGTTTTTGCCAATACTCTGGTATTTCCTGATGCACGACTACCAGCGCCGCCGGGTACTGACTCTGCTGGATCCGGAAAAAGATCCGCTCGGCGCCGGTTACCACATTATTCAGTCGAAAATCGCCATCGGCTCCGGTGGCGTGGACGGCAAGGGCTGGCTCCACGGCACCCAGTCGCAGCTGGAGTTTCTGCCCGAACGTCACACCGACTTTATCTTTGCGGTGATTGGCGAAGAGTTCGGTCTTATCGGCGCCATTCTGTTACTCGCCATGTACCTGTATGTGATTGGCCGGGGACTGGTCATCGCCTCGCGGGCACAAACCAACTTTGCCCGTTTGTTGGCAGGCTCTATCACCCTGACTTTCTTCGTGTACATCTTCGTGAATATCGGCATGGTCAGCGGCATTTTGCCCGTGGTGGGCGTGCCCTTACCCCTGATAAGCTACGGCGGCACCTCGATGCTGACATTGATGACAGGTTTTGGCATTCTAATGAGCATTCAAACCCACAGGCGCTTTGTCGACCGCTAA
- the lptE gene encoding LPS assembly lipoprotein LptE gives MVRTLLTAILGLALLTGVTGCGFRLQGSYQIPASLKQLSVDSADEYSELTRLVKDRLRLSGVNVVASDAKVPSVRLLRDTLERTTLSLYPTGHVAEYELIYHVDFAVAFPGEEAKPFSVEIRRDYLDDPRTALAKSREMELLLKEMRQQAADNLIQTLSSLGER, from the coding sequence ATGGTTAGAACATTGCTTACCGCCATTTTGGGTTTGGCGCTGCTCACTGGCGTCACCGGCTGCGGCTTTCGTCTTCAGGGCAGTTATCAAATTCCGGCCTCCCTCAAGCAATTGAGTGTCGACAGCGCCGATGAATACAGCGAGCTGACCCGCTTGGTTAAAGATCGCCTGCGCCTGTCAGGTGTGAATGTGGTCGCGTCAGATGCCAAGGTACCCTCGGTGCGGTTGCTGCGTGACACCCTCGAGCGCACCACACTCTCGCTCTACCCCACCGGCCATGTCGCCGAGTACGAGCTGATATACCATGTCGACTTTGCCGTGGCTTTTCCCGGCGAAGAGGCCAAGCCATTCAGCGTGGAAATCCGCCGCGACTATCTGGATGACCCCCGCACCGCACTGGCCAAGAGTCGCGAAATGGAGCTGCTGCTCAAAGAAATGCGCCAGCAAGCCGCCGACAACCTTATCCAAACCCTCTCGTCCCTCGGGGAGCGCTGA
- a CDS encoding septal ring lytic transglycosylase RlpA family protein encodes MPMPSSKSCWPLLALTLVLGGCSSSPEPGGNNKPSTKGDRYHQKHDAYPDAAPDVSQVPDAIPRYEPYSRGGNKPYTVMGKSYNVLASAANFRESGLASWYGTKFHGYHTSNGEVYDMYSMTAAHKTLPLPSFVRVRNLDNKKEVIVRVNDRGPFHEGRIIDLSYAAAYRLGMLNTGTARVEIETIYIPSPENEAYTSSQDPNHYFIQVVASKDRDRLNRLGKELAAKYQLGYRLQEKDTLYRLQLGPLGHEGIASKMLQQMRQQGYPSGYLVTEPKS; translated from the coding sequence ATGCCCATGCCAAGTAGTAAATCCTGTTGGCCTTTATTGGCTCTGACACTCGTTCTGGGCGGTTGCTCTTCCTCGCCTGAGCCCGGGGGCAACAACAAACCCAGCACCAAGGGGGACAGGTATCATCAAAAACACGATGCCTACCCAGACGCGGCGCCGGATGTCAGCCAGGTTCCCGATGCCATCCCACGTTACGAACCCTACAGCCGCGGCGGCAATAAACCCTACACTGTGATGGGCAAGTCCTATAACGTGTTGGCGTCTGCCGCCAACTTCCGTGAATCGGGTCTCGCCTCCTGGTATGGCACCAAGTTCCATGGATATCACACCTCCAATGGCGAGGTGTATGACATGTACAGCATGACCGCTGCCCACAAGACCCTGCCGCTGCCAAGCTTTGTCCGCGTACGCAATCTGGATAACAAAAAAGAAGTGATAGTCAGAGTGAATGACAGGGGTCCGTTTCATGAGGGGCGCATCATTGATTTATCCTACGCCGCCGCCTATCGCCTCGGCATGCTGAACACGGGTACCGCCCGCGTCGAGATTGAAACCATTTACATTCCTTCGCCGGAAAATGAGGCGTATACCAGCAGTCAGGATCCCAACCATTACTTTATTCAGGTTGTCGCATCCAAGGACAGAGACAGGCTGAACCGCCTGGGTAAAGAACTTGCCGCTAAATACCAGCTCGGATATCGGTTACAGGAAAAAGATACCCTCTATCGCCTGCAGCTGGGCCCCCTTGGCCACGAAGGTATTGCCAGTAAAATGCTGCAGCAAATGCGCCAACAGGGTTACCCTAGTGGCTATTTGGTTACTGAGCCCAAATCCTGA
- the mltB gene encoding lytic murein transglycosylase B, whose amino-acid sequence MSFAPGLALLPGLLAANLVLAAETQIDTARDSFISRQSALGFSQSQIDAFLADAQYNPKVIEAISRPWEAKPWHLYRPRFLTEARLNAGLEFWRAHESTIDKASAQFGVEPQMIVAIIGIETHYGQTMGNFSVRDALYTLGFYYPPRASFFLKELGELQKLEQEEKLDVSTLKGSYAGAMGFGQFMPSSYRYYGVDFDGDGRKDLLGSPADAIGSVANYFHQHGWKAGDPVAFRLESYGETPPTASLWKGEPLTLKASDILGGGFGLADKRDLDIARPAMLFKLEQETHNEYWTGFKNFFVITRYNRSPLYAMAAYEFSEQLKHAHAK is encoded by the coding sequence ATGAGTTTTGCCCCGGGCCTTGCCTTGTTGCCAGGCCTTCTTGCCGCCAATCTTGTGCTCGCTGCCGAGACACAAATCGACACTGCCAGGGACAGCTTTATTTCCCGCCAGAGTGCGCTTGGTTTTTCCCAATCCCAAATCGATGCATTTCTGGCCGATGCCCAATATAACCCCAAGGTGATTGAAGCCATCAGCCGCCCTTGGGAGGCCAAGCCCTGGCATCTCTACCGGCCGCGTTTTCTCACCGAAGCCAGACTGAACGCCGGGCTCGAGTTCTGGCGTGCCCACGAAAGCACCATCGACAAAGCATCGGCCCAGTTTGGCGTTGAACCTCAGATGATTGTGGCCATCATTGGCATCGAAACCCATTACGGCCAAACCATGGGCAACTTCAGCGTGCGCGACGCCCTCTATACCCTTGGCTTTTACTACCCGCCCAGGGCCAGTTTTTTTCTGAAAGAGCTGGGCGAGCTGCAAAAACTTGAGCAGGAAGAAAAGCTCGATGTGAGCACATTGAAGGGCTCCTACGCCGGTGCCATGGGATTTGGCCAGTTTATGCCCTCCAGCTACCGTTACTACGGGGTCGATTTTGATGGCGATGGCCGCAAAGACTTGCTCGGCAGCCCCGCCGACGCCATCGGCAGTGTGGCCAATTATTTTCATCAGCATGGCTGGAAGGCGGGCGACCCTGTCGCGTTTCGATTGGAAAGCTACGGTGAAACGCCGCCAACGGCCTCACTCTGGAAGGGAGAGCCGTTAACCCTCAAGGCCTCCGATATACTCGGAGGCGGCTTCGGCCTTGCGGACAAACGGGATCTGGATATTGCCCGGCCTGCGATGCTGTTTAAACTGGAGCAGGAAACGCACAACGAATACTGGACGGGTTTTAAGAATTTTTTCGTAATCACCCGTTATAATCGCAGCCCTCTTTACGCCATGGCGGCCTATGAATTCAGTGAGCAGCTTAAACATGCCCATGCCAAGTAG
- the leuS gene encoding leucine--tRNA ligase, with translation MQEQYIHSEIEAEVQKYWADNKTFEVTEDPAKEKFYCLSMFPYPSGRLHMGHVRNYTIGDVVARFQRLQGKNVLQPIGWDAFGLPAENAAIKNATAPAPWTYENIDYMKNQLKMLGFGYDWSREIATCTPEYYRWEQWFFTKLYEKGLVYKKTSAVNWCPNDQTVLANEQVQDGCCWRCDTPVEQKEIPQWFIKITAYAEELLNDIDTLEGWPEQVKTMQRNWIGRSEGVEMTFKVKDSDDSFDIYTTRPDTVMGVTYVAIAAGHPLAEKAALNNPELAAFVEECKQSGTSEAELATMEKKGVATGLYAIHPLTGEEVPVWAANFVLMNYGTGAVMSVPAHDQRDYEFAKKYGLALKAVIKPADGEVDISEAAYTEKGVLFNSGEFDSLDFDGAFNAIADKLSAEGKGKRQVNFRLRDWGVSRQRYWGAPIPMVTLEDGTVMPTPEDQLPVILPEDVVMDGVQSPIKADKEWAKTQVNGQDALRETDTFDTFMESSWYYARYCSPKANEMLDPAKANYWLPVDQYIGGIEHACMHLLYFRFFHKLLRDAGLVNSSEPAKRLLTQGMVLADAFYYNNEKGARVWVSPLDVTVVEKDDKGRIIKAVDNEGHELVYTGMSKMSKSKNNGIDPQVMVEKYGADTVRLFMMFASPPELTLEWQESGVEGAHRFIKRLWKLASEYSAAPATEALDVAALNADQKALRRELHKTIAKVTDDLGRRQMFNTAVAAVMELMNHLQKAPLESAQDKALMNEALSAVVRLLYPIAPHVCFNLWRELGNSGAIEDAGWPATDESALVEDSKLIVVQVNGKVRAKLTVAADATKEQVEALGLAEDAVRKYTDGVTVRKVIYVPGKLLNIVAN, from the coding sequence ATGCAAGAGCAATACATCCATTCGGAAATCGAGGCTGAGGTACAAAAGTACTGGGCCGATAACAAAACCTTTGAAGTCACTGAAGATCCTGCGAAAGAGAAGTTCTATTGCCTCTCTATGTTCCCCTATCCTTCCGGCCGACTTCACATGGGTCATGTGCGTAACTACACCATAGGTGATGTAGTTGCCCGTTTCCAGCGTCTGCAGGGCAAGAACGTACTTCAGCCCATAGGTTGGGATGCCTTCGGCCTGCCAGCCGAAAACGCGGCCATCAAAAATGCCACCGCGCCGGCCCCCTGGACCTACGAAAACATCGATTACATGAAAAACCAGCTGAAAATGCTGGGTTTTGGCTACGACTGGAGCCGTGAAATCGCCACCTGTACCCCGGAATACTACCGTTGGGAGCAGTGGTTCTTCACCAAGCTGTATGAAAAAGGTCTGGTTTACAAAAAGACCTCAGCGGTGAACTGGTGTCCGAACGACCAAACTGTACTGGCCAACGAGCAGGTGCAGGACGGTTGCTGCTGGCGCTGTGACACTCCGGTTGAGCAAAAAGAAATTCCACAGTGGTTTATCAAAATCACCGCCTATGCCGAAGAGCTTTTGAACGACATCGACACCCTCGAAGGTTGGCCTGAGCAGGTCAAGACCATGCAGCGCAACTGGATTGGTCGCTCCGAAGGCGTGGAAATGACCTTCAAGGTCAAAGACTCTGACGACAGCTTCGACATCTACACCACTCGCCCCGACACCGTGATGGGCGTGACCTATGTGGCCATTGCTGCCGGTCACCCACTGGCTGAAAAAGCCGCGCTGAACAATCCAGAGCTGGCAGCCTTCGTTGAAGAGTGCAAGCAAAGCGGCACCTCTGAGGCCGAGCTTGCCACCATGGAGAAGAAAGGCGTGGCCACTGGCCTGTACGCCATTCACCCCCTGACCGGCGAAGAAGTGCCGGTATGGGCCGCCAACTTCGTGCTGATGAACTATGGCACCGGCGCCGTGATGTCGGTTCCTGCCCACGACCAGCGTGACTACGAATTTGCCAAGAAATACGGTCTGGCACTCAAGGCCGTAATCAAGCCTGCCGACGGCGAAGTGGATATCTCTGAAGCCGCCTACACCGAAAAAGGCGTTCTGTTTAACTCAGGTGAGTTCGACAGTTTGGACTTTGACGGTGCTTTCAATGCCATCGCCGACAAGCTCTCTGCCGAAGGCAAGGGCAAGCGTCAGGTGAACTTCCGTCTGCGTGACTGGGGTGTAAGCCGTCAACGTTACTGGGGCGCCCCTATCCCTATGGTCACTCTGGAAGATGGCACTGTGATGCCAACCCCAGAAGACCAGCTGCCGGTTATTCTGCCGGAAGATGTGGTAATGGACGGCGTGCAAAGTCCCATCAAGGCCGACAAAGAGTGGGCCAAGACCCAGGTGAACGGTCAGGACGCCCTGCGTGAAACCGATACCTTCGACACCTTTATGGAGTCTTCCTGGTACTACGCGCGCTACTGTTCGCCAAAAGCCAACGAAATGCTGGACCCAGCCAAAGCCAACTACTGGCTGCCGGTGGATCAGTACATAGGTGGTATCGAGCACGCCTGTATGCACCTGCTGTACTTCCGCTTCTTCCACAAGCTGTTGCGTGATGCCGGTCTGGTGAACTCAAGCGAGCCTGCCAAGCGTCTGCTGACCCAGGGCATGGTGCTGGCCGATGCCTTCTACTACAACAATGAGAAAGGCGCCCGCGTATGGGTATCGCCCCTCGATGTGACCGTGGTGGAGAAAGACGACAAGGGCCGCATCATCAAGGCCGTGGACAACGAAGGCCATGAGCTGGTGTACACCGGCATGAGCAAGATGTCCAAGTCCAAGAACAACGGTATCGACCCTCAGGTGATGGTGGAAAAATACGGCGCCGACACAGTGCGTCTGTTTATGATGTTCGCCTCACCACCGGAGCTGACCCTGGAATGGCAGGAATCCGGCGTGGAAGGTGCGCACCGCTTTATCAAGCGTCTGTGGAAACTGGCCTCTGAGTACAGTGCAGCCCCGGCCACCGAAGCCCTGGATGTAGCAGCGCTCAATGCTGATCAAAAAGCCCTGCGCCGTGAGCTGCACAAAACCATCGCCAAGGTGACTGATGATCTCGGGCGCCGTCAGATGTTCAACACCGCCGTTGCCGCCGTAATGGAGCTGATGAACCACCTGCAAAAGGCACCGCTGGAGTCTGCCCAGGACAAGGCGCTGATGAACGAAGCCCTGTCTGCGGTGGTACGTCTGCTCTACCCCATCGCACCGCACGTGTGTTTCAACCTGTGGCGGGAACTGGGTAACAGTGGCGCCATCGAAGACGCCGGTTGGCCGGCCACCGACGAGTCGGCACTGGTTGAAGACAGCAAACTCATCGTGGTACAGGTGAACGGTAAGGTACGTGCCAAGCTCACAGTCGCGGCCGATGCCACCAAAGAGCAGGTGGAGGCCCTGGGCCTTGCCGAAGACGCCGTGCGTAAATACACAGATGGCGTCACCGTGCGCAAGGTTATTTACGTGCCGGGTAAACTGCTCAACATCGTTGCCAACTGA
- the mrdA gene encoding penicillin-binding protein 2, translated as MTPRKRVAMHDHAAEAALFKRRAIFTFLCVVALFGVLLTNLYHLQVTAYTDYTTRSNDNRIRVTPVAPSRGLIYDRNGVLLAENQPVYSLELIPEKVKNIPETLTQLSTVIPLTEEAQAEFLEALKYHRRFKPLTLRDNLTEEEVAAFSVNQHQFPGVRVEAGLKRFYPHGELLTHVLGFVGKINAKDRTALEKADRWPDYAASKDIGKQGIEKYYENLLHGKPGHLEEEVNNRGRTIRTLKTVPPEPGQDLYLTLDINLQKKAMELLSGRRGTIVAIDPRDGGIMAMVSSPSYDPNLFVQGISSRDYSALLNDKARPLINRATQGLYAPASTIKPHMALMGLEEQVVTERTRIWDPGYWQMPGVERKWRDWKKWGHGYVDVYHAIVESCDIFFYDMVHKMGIDKIAAFMHQFGFGESTGVDIFEESAGIMPSSDWKRIRHNQPWYPGDTISVGIGQGYWTATPIQLANATAILANRGKRFVPHLLKAMKDNSAKIERPPEEMPPVALKNPRNWEIINEAMRQTAHKSRFTDATYTAAMKTGTAQVFSVAQDAKYDHDKVAEHLRDNALIVAYAPFESPKIVLAVVLENAGWGGANAGPVARAMLDEFMLHEQWKVQP; from the coding sequence GTGACACCAAGAAAACGGGTAGCCATGCATGACCACGCCGCTGAGGCAGCATTGTTCAAGCGGCGGGCGATATTTACCTTTCTCTGCGTGGTCGCACTTTTTGGTGTACTCCTGACCAACCTGTATCACCTGCAGGTCACCGCCTACACGGACTACACCACGCGCTCCAATGACAACCGCATCCGGGTAACACCGGTTGCTCCAAGCCGCGGCCTGATTTATGACCGCAATGGCGTGCTGCTCGCCGAAAATCAACCGGTGTATTCCCTTGAGCTCATTCCCGAAAAGGTTAAAAACATCCCCGAGACACTGACGCAGCTCTCGACTGTGATACCGCTGACTGAAGAAGCCCAGGCAGAGTTCCTCGAAGCCCTCAAATACCACCGCCGCTTTAAGCCCCTTACGCTCAGGGATAACCTGACTGAGGAAGAAGTGGCCGCATTCAGCGTAAATCAGCATCAGTTTCCCGGCGTACGGGTGGAAGCCGGCCTAAAACGTTTCTACCCCCATGGCGAGCTCCTGACGCACGTGCTGGGCTTTGTGGGCAAAATCAACGCCAAAGACAGGACCGCGCTGGAAAAAGCTGACCGCTGGCCAGACTATGCAGCCAGCAAGGACATAGGTAAGCAGGGTATTGAAAAGTATTACGAAAATCTGCTTCACGGCAAACCAGGGCACCTGGAAGAAGAGGTCAACAACCGTGGCCGAACCATTCGTACCCTGAAAACCGTACCGCCGGAGCCGGGTCAGGATCTCTACCTGACACTGGACATCAATTTGCAGAAAAAGGCCATGGAACTGCTGTCCGGGCGTCGTGGCACCATAGTGGCTATCGATCCCCGTGACGGTGGCATCATGGCGATGGTGTCGAGCCCGTCCTACGATCCCAACCTCTTTGTGCAGGGGATCAGCTCCAGGGATTACAGCGCCCTGCTCAACGACAAGGCTAGACCGCTGATTAACCGCGCCACCCAGGGGCTGTACGCTCCCGCCTCAACCATCAAACCCCATATGGCACTGATGGGGCTGGAGGAACAGGTCGTCACAGAGCGCACCCGCATCTGGGATCCAGGCTACTGGCAAATGCCCGGCGTCGAGCGAAAGTGGCGTGACTGGAAAAAGTGGGGCCATGGCTATGTGGATGTTTATCATGCCATTGTCGAGTCCTGCGATATCTTCTTTTACGACATGGTGCACAAGATGGGCATAGATAAGATTGCCGCCTTCATGCATCAATTTGGCTTTGGTGAAAGTACCGGCGTGGATATCTTCGAAGAGTCCGCCGGCATCATGCCCTCTTCCGATTGGAAGCGTATCCGCCACAACCAGCCCTGGTATCCCGGTGATACCATCTCGGTGGGGATTGGCCAGGGCTATTGGACAGCAACACCTATTCAGCTCGCCAATGCCACGGCAATTCTGGCCAATCGCGGTAAGCGCTTTGTGCCCCATCTGCTCAAGGCAATGAAAGACAACAGCGCCAAAATCGAGCGGCCACCCGAAGAGATGCCCCCGGTGGCGCTGAAGAATCCCCGCAACTGGGAAATCATCAACGAAGCCATGCGTCAGACGGCCCATAAGTCGCGCTTTACCGATGCCACTTATACCGCCGCCATGAAAACAGGTACCGCTCAGGTGTTTTCGGTGGCACAGGATGCCAAATACGACCACGACAAGGTGGCAGAGCACCTGAGAGACAACGCCCTGATTGTGGCTTACGCCCCCTTTGAGTCTCCCAAGATAGTGTTGGCTGTGGTATTGGAGAACGCCGGTTGGGGCGGTGCCAATGCCGGTCCTGTGGCCCGCGCCATGCTGGATGAATTTATGCTCCATGAGCAGTGGAAGGTGCAACCATGA
- the rsfS gene encoding ribosome silencing factor, whose translation MQSEELKQFVVDKIEDLKARDLVVLDVSKHSNITDYMVICSGTSKTHVRAIAENLLSKAREANITILGSEGRDTSEWVLVDLGEVILHVMQEQTRDFYQLEKLWQEPA comes from the coding sequence GTGCAAAGCGAAGAACTGAAGCAATTTGTTGTCGATAAGATTGAAGATCTTAAAGCACGGGATCTGGTAGTACTGGATGTCAGCAAACACTCCAACATCACAGATTACATGGTGATCTGCTCGGGTACGTCAAAAACCCACGTCCGCGCCATCGCCGAGAACCTGCTCTCCAAGGCCAGAGAGGCCAACATCACCATTCTCGGCAGCGAAGGCCGCGACACCAGCGAATGGGTTCTGGTGGATTTGGGTGAAGTCATTCTGCACGTGATGCAGGAACAAACCCGCGACTTTTATCAGCTTGAAAAGCTCTGGCAAGAACCCGCCTGA
- the nadD gene encoding nicotinate-nucleotide adenylyltransferase — MSKQHNPKRHTALLGGTFDPPHFGHIRPLLDVLEHWPMQDCWLLPNHIPPHKPGTHASPGARLEMIDALCREFPAFKLCDIELRRDEPSYTVNTLRQLKELYPDRVFYFVMGMDSFLSLDKWFEWQQLFNLCHLVVCARPGYQLAVDHAMAKVLADRQHTGADLPVENSGKVLITDIWEQDISSTDIRAALAERRDIRQLVPESVAWVIETQGLYR, encoded by the coding sequence ATGAGCAAGCAACATAATCCAAAGCGGCACACGGCACTACTTGGCGGCACCTTTGATCCGCCTCACTTTGGCCATATCAGGCCACTGCTGGATGTACTTGAACACTGGCCAATGCAGGATTGTTGGCTGTTGCCAAATCATATTCCGCCCCACAAACCCGGCACCCATGCCAGCCCGGGGGCAAGACTTGAGATGATTGACGCACTGTGCCGGGAGTTCCCGGCATTCAAACTGTGCGACATCGAGCTTCGCCGCGACGAGCCCAGTTACACGGTCAACACTCTCAGGCAGTTGAAGGAACTTTATCCCGACAGGGTGTTCTACTTTGTCATGGGGATGGATTCTTTTCTGTCGCTGGATAAGTGGTTTGAGTGGCAGCAACTGTTTAATCTCTGCCACCTGGTGGTGTGTGCCCGGCCCGGTTATCAATTGGCAGTCGACCACGCCATGGCAAAGGTGCTCGCGGACAGACAACACACGGGAGCCGACTTACCGGTTGAGAACAGCGGTAAGGTGTTAATCACTGACATCTGGGAGCAGGACATTTCCTCCACCGACATCCGCGCTGCGTTGGCCGAGCGACGGGATATTCGCCAGTTAGTGCCAGAGTCAGTGGCCTGGGTGATTGAGACCCAGGGGCTGTACCGCTAG
- the holA gene encoding DNA polymerase III subunit delta, producing the protein MRVYPEQLGRHLTPLAQCYCLFGDDAWLIENARSQLLMAARQQGFEERISLEQDNGFNWHDLQNEWQALSLFASRRIIELTLPQAKPGADGSAMLTSLMAQPNPDLLLILRGPKLAAEQTNSKWFKTLDNAGVYVPCNTPEGQQFFRWLDGRIAANRLMLDGDARQLLATLYEGNLLAAEQAVQLLALLAANRRISAEELSQYFDDQSRFNVFQLSDALLGNQQQRVAHILAQLKAEGTALPIVLWAVFRELASLLQLKTAMVQRESLAPMWSRLRIWDKRKPLYEAALSRLSLPQIEAMLALSSSLELKLKQGGEEDWTLLTHLCLLFDAAAHSALVDTRG; encoded by the coding sequence ATGCGGGTTTATCCTGAGCAGCTGGGCCGCCACCTGACACCGCTGGCCCAATGTTACTGTTTGTTCGGTGACGATGCCTGGTTGATAGAAAACGCCCGCTCTCAGTTATTGATGGCCGCAAGGCAGCAAGGATTTGAAGAGCGTATCAGCCTTGAGCAGGATAACGGCTTCAACTGGCACGACTTGCAAAACGAGTGGCAGGCCTTAAGCCTCTTTGCCAGCCGCCGCATTATCGAACTCACCCTGCCCCAGGCCAAACCCGGCGCCGATGGCAGCGCCATGCTGACGAGCCTGATGGCGCAGCCTAACCCAGACCTGCTGCTTATCCTGCGCGGTCCCAAACTCGCCGCCGAGCAAACCAACAGCAAATGGTTTAAAACCCTCGACAACGCCGGTGTCTATGTTCCCTGCAATACACCTGAAGGGCAGCAATTTTTCCGCTGGTTAGATGGCCGCATTGCCGCCAACCGATTGATGCTGGACGGTGACGCGCGCCAATTACTGGCAACCCTGTACGAAGGTAACCTGCTGGCCGCTGAGCAGGCGGTACAACTACTGGCGCTGCTTGCAGCCAACCGACGGATCAGCGCCGAAGAACTGAGCCAGTATTTCGACGACCAATCCCGCTTCAACGTGTTTCAGCTCAGTGATGCCCTGCTTGGAAACCAACAGCAGCGCGTGGCCCATATATTGGCCCAGCTCAAGGCTGAAGGCACAGCCCTGCCCATTGTGCTCTGGGCCGTGTTTCGCGAACTTGCGAGTCTGCTGCAATTGAAAACAGCCATGGTACAAAGGGAATCCTTGGCACCAATGTGGTCAAGGCTGCGGATTTGGGACAAGCGCAAGCCGCTCTATGAGGCCGCACTGTCGCGGCTGTCACTGCCACAGATTGAAGCCATGCTCGCCCTCTCATCCTCACTGGAGCTTAAGCTTAAACAGGGCGGAGAAGAGGACTGGACACTGCTGACTCACCTTTGCCTGCTGTTTGATGCCGCTGCCCACAGTGCTCTGGTGGATACCCGGGGCTGA